A section of the Tenrec ecaudatus isolate mTenEca1 chromosome 10, mTenEca1.hap1, whole genome shotgun sequence genome encodes:
- the FLCN gene encoding folliculin isoform X1: MNAIVALCHFCELHGPRTLFCTEVLHAPLPQGAESGDSPSQGEQAEEEEGGIQMSSRIRSHSPAEGASAEASSPGPKKSDMCEGCRSLAVGHPGYISHDKETSIKYVSHQHPNHPQLFSIVRQACVRSLSCEVCPGREGPIFFGDEQHGFVFSHTFFIKDSLARGFQRWYSIIAIMMDRIYLINSWPFLLGKIRGIIDELQGKALKVFEAEQFGCPQRAQRMNTAFTPFLHQRNGNAARSLTSLTSDDNLWACLHTSFAWLLKACGSRLTEKLLEGAPTEDTLVQMEKLADLEEESESWDNSEAEEKAPVFPEGSEGRERPKRLPDLSSLSDGGSWRPRKLAVFKSLRHMRQVLGAPSFRMLAWHVLMGNQVIWKSRDVDLVQSAFEILRTMLPVGCVCVIPYSNQYEEAYRCNFLGLSPQVQIPAHVLSSEFAVIVEAHVAPHPSVYPVGPEDDQSLSKYEFVVTSGSPVSADRVGPTILNKIEAALTNQNLSVDVVDQCLICLKEEWMNKVKVLFKFTKVDSRPKEDTQKLLSILGASEEDNVKLLKFWMTGLSKTYKSHLMSTVRSPTASECRN, translated from the exons ATGAACGCCATTGTTGCACTCTGTCACTTCTGCGAGCTGCATGGTCCCCGTACTCTCTTTTGTACGGAAGTTCTGCATGCCCCACTGCCCCAAGGGGCCGAGAGTGGGGACAGTCCTAGCCAGGGTGAGCAAGCCGAGGAGGAAGAAGGGGGCATTCAGATGAGCAGTCGTATCCGATCTCACAGCCCAGCAGAAGGGGCCAGTGCAGAAGCCAGCAGCCCAGGCCCCAAAAAGTCCGACATGTGTGAA GGCTGCCGATCCCTCGCTGTGGGTCATCCGGGGTACATCAGCCATGACAAGGAAACCTCCATTAAGTATGTCAGCCACCAGCACCCCAACCACCCTCAGCTCTTCAGCATTGTCCGTCAAGCCTGCGTGCGGAGCCTGAGCTGTGAG GTCTGCCCTGGGCGTGAAGGTCCCATCTTCTTTGGAGACGAGCAGCATGGTTTCGTATTCAGCCACACCTTCTTTATCAAAGACagcctggccaggggcttccagcGCTGGTACAGCATCATTGCCATCATGATGGATCGCATCTATCTCATCAACTCCTGGCCCTTCCTGCTCGGGAAGATCCGAGGGATCATCGATGAGCTCCAGGGCAAGGCCCTCAAG GTGTTTGAAGCAGAGCAGTTTGGATGCCCACAGCGCGCCCAAAGGATGAACACAGCGTTTACACCATTCCTGCATCAAAGGAATGGCAACGCAGCCCGGTCACTGACCTCTCTGACCAGCGACGACAACTTGTGGGCATGTCTGCACACCTCCTTTGCTTG GCTGTTGAAAGCGTGTGGCAGCCGGCTGACCGAGAAGCTGCTGGAGGGTGCGCCGACCGAGGACACACTGGTCCAGATGGAGAAGCTCGCTG ACTTAGAAGAGGAATCAGAAAGCTGGGACAACTCTGAGGCCGAAGAGAAGGCGCCTGTGTTCCCTGAAGGATCAGAAGGGCGGGAGCGGCCCAAACGCCTACCAGACTTGTCCTCCCTCTCAGACGGCGGGAGCTGGCGGCCTCGGAAGCTGGCGGTCTTTAAGTCCCTTCGGCACATGAGACAG GTTCTGGGTGCCCCGTCTTTCCGAATGTTGGCCTGGCACGTTCTCATGGGGAACCAGGTGATCTGGAAGAGCAGAGATGTGGATCTTGTCCAGTCAGCTTTTGAAATTCTTCGG ACCATGCTGCCGGTGGGCTGTGTCTGTGTCATCCCTTACAGCAACCAGTATGAGGAAGCGTACCGCTGTAACTTCCTGGGGCTCAGCCCACAGGTGCAGATCCCCGCCCATGTGCTGTCCTCAG AGTTCGCTGTCATCGTGGAGGCCCACGTGGCCCCCCACCCCAGCGTCTACCCCGTGGGGCCTGAGGATGACCAGTCTCTCAGCAAATATGAGTTTGTGGTGACTAGTGGGAGCCCTGTGTCTGCAGATCGAG TTGGCCCCACCATCCTGAATAAGATTGAAGCTGCTTTGACCAATCAGAATCTCTCTGTGGATGTGGTGGACCAGTGTCTCATCTGCCTCAAGGAAGAGTGGATGAA CAAAGTGAAAGTGCTTTTTAAATTCACCAAGGTGGACAGTCGCCCAAAAGAGGACACACAGAAACTCCTGAGTATCCTTGGGGCGTCAGAGGAAGACAACGTCAAGCTTTTGAAGTTTTGGATGACGGGCTTGAGTAAAACCTATAAGTCACATCTCATGTCCACTGTCCGGAGCCCCACAGCCTCAGAGTGTCGCAACTGA
- the FLCN gene encoding folliculin isoform X2: MVPVLSFVRKFCMPHCPKGPRVGTVLARGCRSLAVGHPGYISHDKETSIKYVSHQHPNHPQLFSIVRQACVRSLSCEVCPGREGPIFFGDEQHGFVFSHTFFIKDSLARGFQRWYSIIAIMMDRIYLINSWPFLLGKIRGIIDELQGKALKVFEAEQFGCPQRAQRMNTAFTPFLHQRNGNAARSLTSLTSDDNLWACLHTSFAWLLKACGSRLTEKLLEGAPTEDTLVQMEKLADLEEESESWDNSEAEEKAPVFPEGSEGRERPKRLPDLSSLSDGGSWRPRKLAVFKSLRHMRQVLGAPSFRMLAWHVLMGNQVIWKSRDVDLVQSAFEILRTMLPVGCVCVIPYSNQYEEAYRCNFLGLSPQVQIPAHVLSSEFAVIVEAHVAPHPSVYPVGPEDDQSLSKYEFVVTSGSPVSADRVGPTILNKIEAALTNQNLSVDVVDQCLICLKEEWMNKVKVLFKFTKVDSRPKEDTQKLLSILGASEEDNVKLLKFWMTGLSKTYKSHLMSTVRSPTASECRN; the protein is encoded by the exons ATGGTCCCCGTACTCTCTTTTGTACGGAAGTTCTGCATGCCCCACTGCCCCAAGGGGCCGAGAGTGGGGACAGTCCTAGCCAGG GGCTGCCGATCCCTCGCTGTGGGTCATCCGGGGTACATCAGCCATGACAAGGAAACCTCCATTAAGTATGTCAGCCACCAGCACCCCAACCACCCTCAGCTCTTCAGCATTGTCCGTCAAGCCTGCGTGCGGAGCCTGAGCTGTGAG GTCTGCCCTGGGCGTGAAGGTCCCATCTTCTTTGGAGACGAGCAGCATGGTTTCGTATTCAGCCACACCTTCTTTATCAAAGACagcctggccaggggcttccagcGCTGGTACAGCATCATTGCCATCATGATGGATCGCATCTATCTCATCAACTCCTGGCCCTTCCTGCTCGGGAAGATCCGAGGGATCATCGATGAGCTCCAGGGCAAGGCCCTCAAG GTGTTTGAAGCAGAGCAGTTTGGATGCCCACAGCGCGCCCAAAGGATGAACACAGCGTTTACACCATTCCTGCATCAAAGGAATGGCAACGCAGCCCGGTCACTGACCTCTCTGACCAGCGACGACAACTTGTGGGCATGTCTGCACACCTCCTTTGCTTG GCTGTTGAAAGCGTGTGGCAGCCGGCTGACCGAGAAGCTGCTGGAGGGTGCGCCGACCGAGGACACACTGGTCCAGATGGAGAAGCTCGCTG ACTTAGAAGAGGAATCAGAAAGCTGGGACAACTCTGAGGCCGAAGAGAAGGCGCCTGTGTTCCCTGAAGGATCAGAAGGGCGGGAGCGGCCCAAACGCCTACCAGACTTGTCCTCCCTCTCAGACGGCGGGAGCTGGCGGCCTCGGAAGCTGGCGGTCTTTAAGTCCCTTCGGCACATGAGACAG GTTCTGGGTGCCCCGTCTTTCCGAATGTTGGCCTGGCACGTTCTCATGGGGAACCAGGTGATCTGGAAGAGCAGAGATGTGGATCTTGTCCAGTCAGCTTTTGAAATTCTTCGG ACCATGCTGCCGGTGGGCTGTGTCTGTGTCATCCCTTACAGCAACCAGTATGAGGAAGCGTACCGCTGTAACTTCCTGGGGCTCAGCCCACAGGTGCAGATCCCCGCCCATGTGCTGTCCTCAG AGTTCGCTGTCATCGTGGAGGCCCACGTGGCCCCCCACCCCAGCGTCTACCCCGTGGGGCCTGAGGATGACCAGTCTCTCAGCAAATATGAGTTTGTGGTGACTAGTGGGAGCCCTGTGTCTGCAGATCGAG TTGGCCCCACCATCCTGAATAAGATTGAAGCTGCTTTGACCAATCAGAATCTCTCTGTGGATGTGGTGGACCAGTGTCTCATCTGCCTCAAGGAAGAGTGGATGAA CAAAGTGAAAGTGCTTTTTAAATTCACCAAGGTGGACAGTCGCCCAAAAGAGGACACACAGAAACTCCTGAGTATCCTTGGGGCGTCAGAGGAAGACAACGTCAAGCTTTTGAAGTTTTGGATGACGGGCTTGAGTAAAACCTATAAGTCACATCTCATGTCCACTGTCCGGAGCCCCACAGCCTCAGAGTGTCGCAACTGA